The following are encoded together in the Anaeromicrobium sediminis genome:
- a CDS encoding DUF1540 domain-containing protein, with translation MHPHNMVVECHVSNCKHNYDNYCQAEKIEVITETGRMTNCSDDTYCSSFIPKDS, from the coding sequence ATGCATCCACATAACATGGTAGTAGAATGCCACGTGTCTAATTGCAAACACAATTATGATAATTATTGTCAAGCAGAAAAAATAGAAGTCATTACTGAAACTGGTAGAATGACCAATTGCAGTGACGATACCTATTGTTCATCCTTTATTCCTAAAGATTCATAA
- a CDS encoding HPr family phosphocarrier protein, with product MIQKDFQIESKLGLHARPAALFVQLTNKFSSDIIVGKENKIINGKSIMGIMALGVSNGETITVKVSGVDEKEAMAEIEDFLLNKING from the coding sequence ATGATACAAAAGGACTTTCAAATAGAGAGCAAGCTTGGATTACATGCTAGACCAGCAGCATTATTTGTTCAATTGACAAATAAGTTTTCATCAGACATAATTGTGGGCAAAGAAAACAAGATAATTAATGGAAAGAGTATAATGGGTATCATGGCTCTAGGCGTGTCAAATGGTGAAACCATAACTGTTAAGGTAAGTGGTGTAGATGAAAAAGAAGCTATGGCTGAAATTGAAGATTTCTTACTAAACAAGATAAATGGATAA
- a CDS encoding NUDIX domain-containing protein, with product MREEVSSGGVVIFGNAILLLKKYNGDWVLPKGKIKKNESRSEAAIREVYEEGRVKAEIMDYIDKIKYSFKNCWNEYEVVEKTVHWYLMKTKSMNCAPLKEEGFIEARFVHVNRALGMVKYDDERYIIKKVLDKINREKLS from the coding sequence GTGAGAGAGGAAGTGAGCTCTGGAGGAGTAGTCATATTTGGAAATGCCATATTACTTTTAAAAAAATATAATGGTGACTGGGTATTACCTAAGGGAAAAATAAAAAAGAATGAAAGCAGATCTGAAGCGGCCATACGAGAAGTATATGAAGAAGGAAGAGTAAAAGCCGAAATTATGGATTATATAGATAAAATAAAATATTCTTTTAAAAATTGTTGGAATGAGTATGAAGTAGTAGAAAAGACAGTTCATTGGTATTTAATGAAAACTAAATCTATGAATTGTGCACCATTAAAAGAAGAAGGCTTTATAGAAGCTAGATTTGTTCATGTGAATAGGGCTTTAGGCATGGTGAAATATGATGATGAAAGATATATAATTAAAAAAGTCCTAGATAAAATTAATAGAGAAAAACTTTCTTAA
- the whiA gene encoding DNA-binding protein WhiA, producing the protein MSFSMRTKNELSREMPENKCCQLAELSALIRMSGTIQLAGFQKVNIKIVTENAAIARKIFTLIKKCFGIHTELRVRKNKLLKKNNHYVIIISSEAGANEILTDVGILRCKENTFSLDYSIPQNLIEKNCCRRSYVRGAFLGAGSVSDPEKTYHLEFVNNSEKHSEDLKELLWQYDLSAKTVIRKNSHIVYVKEGDCIVDLLNIMGAHAALLKLENIRIVKEMRNNVNRIVNCETANLNKIVNASIRQINNIEYIQKTEGFKILPDNLREIAEVRLNYREASLKELGQMLDPPVGKSGVNHRLRKIEKIADRIRSGKGGAK; encoded by the coding sequence ATGTCATTTTCCATGAGAACTAAAAATGAATTATCTAGAGAAATGCCAGAAAATAAATGTTGTCAATTAGCAGAATTATCTGCTTTGATAAGGATGAGTGGAACTATTCAATTAGCTGGGTTTCAAAAGGTAAATATTAAAATAGTAACTGAAAACGCTGCCATAGCAAGGAAGATATTTACCCTTATAAAAAAATGTTTTGGTATACATACCGAACTAAGAGTAAGGAAAAATAAACTACTGAAAAAAAATAATCATTATGTTATTATTATTAGTAGTGAGGCAGGAGCTAATGAAATTTTGACAGATGTGGGAATACTACGTTGCAAGGAGAATACGTTTTCCTTGGACTATTCCATCCCTCAAAATTTAATAGAAAAGAATTGTTGCAGGAGATCTTATGTTAGAGGAGCCTTTTTAGGAGCAGGTTCTGTAAGTGATCCAGAAAAAACTTATCATTTAGAATTTGTAAATAATAGCGAAAAACATAGTGAAGATTTAAAGGAACTGTTATGGCAATATGATTTAAGTGCCAAAACTGTCATTAGAAAAAATAGTCATATAGTATATGTAAAAGAAGGCGATTGCATAGTAGATTTACTAAATATAATGGGAGCTCATGCTGCCTTACTGAAATTAGAAAATATAAGAATAGTGAAAGAAATGAGAAATAATGTAAATCGAATAGTAAATTGTGAAACGGCTAATTTAAATAAAATAGTTAATGCTTCAATTCGTCAAATAAATAATATTGAATATATACAAAAAACCGAAGGTTTTAAAATCTTGCCTGATAATTTAAGAGAAATTGCTGAAGTTAGATTAAATTACAGAGAAGCAAGCTTAAAGGAACTTGGTCAAATGTTAGACCCTCCCGTGGGAAAATCGGGAGTTAATCACAGATTACGAAAGATAGAAAAAATAGCAGATAGAATTAGAAGTGGGAAAGGGGGGGCAAAATGA
- the rapZ gene encoding RNase adapter RapZ has product MKFVIITGLSGAGKSQAMKCMEDLGFYCVDNLPSALIPKFADLCFHAQGEVEKIALVIDIRGGMFFNDLKKSIDHLKEEGYECEILFLDASNEVLIKRFKETRRTHPLNPTGSIIEGIQLEREKIAYLKKMANYIIDTSNLTTGQLKNEIKDIFVKGIESKNITISIQSFGFKKGILLDADLVFDVRFLPNPHYIDELREFTGNDKSIREYVMKWPESIEFVNKLNDMIDFLIPYYVKEGKNQLVIAIGCTGGKHRSVTVANILYETLKEKGHRTTINHRDIKPL; this is encoded by the coding sequence ATGAAATTTGTTATTATTACAGGTTTGTCAGGAGCTGGAAAGAGTCAAGCTATGAAATGTATGGAGGATTTAGGTTTTTATTGTGTGGATAATCTTCCATCTGCTTTAATACCAAAATTTGCAGATCTTTGCTTTCATGCTCAAGGAGAAGTAGAAAAAATTGCATTGGTTATAGATATTAGGGGTGGTATGTTCTTTAATGATTTAAAAAAGAGTATTGACCATCTAAAAGAAGAAGGTTATGAGTGTGAAATATTATTTTTAGATGCATCAAATGAAGTATTAATTAAAAGGTTTAAAGAAACTAGAAGAACTCATCCTTTAAATCCTACAGGTTCAATTATAGAAGGAATTCAGTTAGAAAGGGAGAAAATAGCCTATTTGAAGAAAATGGCAAATTATATAATTGATACATCTAATTTAACTACTGGACAACTGAAAAACGAAATTAAAGACATATTTGTAAAGGGAATTGAAAGTAAGAATATAACCATATCTATTCAATCCTTTGGATTTAAAAAGGGCATATTGTTAGATGCAGATTTAGTATTTGATGTGAGATTTTTACCAAATCCCCATTATATAGATGAATTAAGGGAGTTTACAGGAAATGATAAATCCATTAGAGAATATGTGATGAAATGGCCTGAAAGTATTGAATTTGTAAATAAATTAAATGATATGATAGATTTTTTAATTCCATATTATGTAAAAGAGGGCAAAAACCAACTAGTAATAGCCATAGGGTGTACAGGTGGAAAACATAGGTCTGTAACAGTAGCTAATATACTTTATGAGACTTTAAAGGAAAAGGGCCATAGAACTACTATAAATCATAGAGATATAAAACCTTTATAA
- the murB gene encoding UDP-N-acetylmuramate dehydrogenase: MDIKRIYDRLIEVIDRDNIREKEIMSKHTSFKIGGPVDIMILPKTVAEVKHAIKVFKEEEVKYYVMGNGSNLLVADKGIRGAIIKIGDNFNKVDVEDEKITAQAGVLLSALANVALKSSLKTFEFASGIPGTLGGAVTMNAGAYGGEMKDVVTGASVIDKFGNVVYLNNEELGFEYRNSNVQKEGYIVLEVDIQLEKGIYEEIQNTIKDLTKKRTTKQPLSLPSAGSTFKRPPDHFAGKLIQDAGLKGVKVGGAQVSELHSGFIVNVDNATAKDVLDLIRLVQKTVKDKFGVCLNPEVKIIGEID, encoded by the coding sequence GTGGATATAAAGCGAATATATGATAGATTAATAGAAGTGATAGATAGAGATAATATAAGAGAAAAGGAAATTATGTCAAAGCATACTTCCTTTAAAATAGGCGGGCCTGTAGATATTATGATTTTGCCAAAGACTGTGGCAGAAGTAAAGCATGCCATAAAAGTCTTTAAAGAAGAGGAAGTAAAATATTATGTTATGGGTAATGGGAGTAATTTATTAGTAGCAGATAAGGGAATAAGAGGAGCTATTATAAAAATTGGAGATAATTTTAATAAGGTAGATGTGGAAGATGAAAAGATAACTGCACAGGCAGGAGTACTATTATCTGCACTTGCCAATGTGGCCCTTAAAAGTTCTCTTAAAACTTTTGAATTTGCCAGTGGTATACCAGGAACTCTAGGTGGTGCAGTTACTATGAATGCAGGGGCCTATGGTGGTGAAATGAAAGATGTGGTAACGGGCGCTTCTGTTATAGATAAGTTTGGAAATGTGGTTTATCTAAATAATGAAGAATTAGGATTTGAATATAGAAATAGTAATGTGCAAAAGGAAGGGTATATAGTTTTAGAGGTAGATATCCAGTTAGAAAAGGGAATTTATGAAGAAATACAAAATACAATAAAAGACTTGACTAAAAAAAGAACTACAAAGCAACCCTTAAGCCTACCAAGTGCAGGAAGTACTTTTAAGAGACCACCTGATCATTTTGCTGGTAAGTTAATTCAAGATGCAGGATTAAAGGGAGTAAAAGTAGGGGGAGCACAAGTGTCAGAATTACATAGTGGGTTTATTGTCAATGTGGATAATGCCACTGCTAAGGATGTATTAGACTTAATAAGATTAGTTCAAAAAACTGTAAAAGATAAGTTTGGAGTATGTTTAAATCCAGAAGTAAAAATCATTGGTGAAATAGATTAA
- the hydF gene encoding [FeFe] hydrogenase H-cluster maturation GTPase HydF — protein MENTPRSNRLHIAIFGKRNVGKSTLINALTKQDIALVSNVAGTTTDPVYKAMEILPIGPVVIIDTAGIDDVGELGELRIEKTYQVLNKTELAVIVINGNEGVTEFDQDIIKRVKEKNIPIVGVINKVDIHNVDDTTIGDLKKKYNMPFVKVSAQNNKGIDLLKEAIITYADLETHERKIVGDLIDPGDVVVLVTPIDKAAPKGRLILPQQQTTRDVIDHGGIVVIARETELKEALKALGKKPRLVITDSQAFKKVDEDTPDDIPLTSFSILYARYKADLKSLINGVKKIRELKVGDKVLICEGCTHHRQDGDIGRDKIPRWLEGMVGGKLNFEWTSGTYYPTSDKIHNYDLIVHCGGCMLNPKEMEFRVKEANSEGIPIVNYGILIAEVTGILERALKPFQV, from the coding sequence TACAAAACAAGACATAGCCCTTGTTTCAAATGTGGCAGGAACTACAACGGACCCTGTATATAAGGCTATGGAAATACTACCAATAGGACCTGTGGTTATAATTGATACGGCAGGGATTGATGACGTAGGTGAACTAGGGGAGTTACGTATAGAGAAGACTTACCAAGTTTTAAATAAGACAGAATTAGCTGTAATAGTTATTAATGGCAATGAGGGTGTAACTGAGTTTGACCAAGATATTATTAAAAGGGTTAAGGAAAAAAATATTCCTATAGTAGGTGTTATAAATAAAGTTGACATACATAATGTAGATGATACTACTATAGGGGATTTAAAGAAAAAGTACAATATGCCATTTGTTAAAGTAAGTGCTCAAAATAACAAGGGAATTGACCTATTAAAAGAGGCCATTATTACTTATGCTGATTTAGAAACTCACGAAAGAAAAATAGTAGGAGATTTAATAGATCCAGGGGACGTGGTTGTATTAGTAACTCCTATTGATAAAGCAGCACCAAAGGGAAGATTAATCCTTCCACAACAGCAAACTACAAGAGATGTTATAGACCATGGAGGGATTGTGGTAATAGCAAGGGAGACGGAATTAAAAGAAGCTCTAAAGGCACTAGGAAAAAAGCCTAGACTTGTAATAACAGATTCTCAAGCCTTTAAAAAAGTTGATGAAGATACTCCTGATGATATACCTTTAACTTCTTTTTCAATTTTATATGCAAGATATAAGGCTGACTTAAAATCTCTAATAAATGGAGTTAAAAAGATTAGAGAACTAAAGGTGGGAGACAAGGTACTAATTTGTGAAGGATGTACTCATCATAGACAGGATGGAGATATAGGAAGGGATAAAATTCCTAGATGGCTAGAGGGTATGGTAGGAGGGAAACTTAATTTTGAGTGGACTAGTGGAACCTACTATCCAACTAGTGATAAAATCCATAATTATGATTTAATAGTTCACTGTGGTGGATGTATGTTAAATCCTAAGGAAATGGAATTTAGAGTTAAGGAAGCTAATAGTGAAGGTATTCCTATAGTAAACTATGGAATATTAATAGCAGAAGTAACGGGAATATTAGAGAGGGCCCTAAAGCCCTTTCAAGTATAA
- a CDS encoding peroxiredoxin codes for MERLVGKKAPSFKLKTIDGKGENFGSVSLEDYSGKWLVMFFYPLDFTFVUPTEITAFNDKIEDFRKLNAEVLGVSTDSEFSHKAWIHTPKDANGLGQLEYPLASDMTHQVSKDFGVYMEEAGIAVRGLFIIDPDGNIKYSVVHDLNVGRSVDETLRVLQACQSGGLCPINWQPGDETL; via the coding sequence TTGGAAAGATTAGTTGGAAAAAAAGCTCCTTCCTTTAAGTTAAAAACAATTGACGGAAAGGGAGAAAACTTTGGAAGTGTATCTTTAGAAGATTATAGTGGAAAGTGGTTAGTTATGTTTTTCTATCCACTAGATTTTACATTTGTTTGACCTACAGAGATAACTGCATTTAACGATAAAATTGAAGATTTTAGGAAATTAAATGCAGAGGTACTAGGCGTTAGTACTGATAGTGAATTTTCCCATAAGGCATGGATTCATACTCCTAAGGATGCTAATGGTCTTGGACAGTTAGAGTACCCTCTAGCTTCTGACATGACCCACCAAGTATCTAAAGATTTTGGAGTGTACATGGAAGAAGCAGGTATTGCCGTAAGAGGTCTATTTATAATAGATCCTGACGGAAATATTAAATATTCTGTAGTCCATGACTTAAATGTGGGAAGAAGTGTAGATGAGACTCTAAGAGTTCTACAAGCTTGCCAATCTGGAGGTTTATGCCCTATTAACTGGCAACCAGGTGACGAAACACTATAA
- a CDS encoding PHP domain-containing protein yields the protein MKLIGDYHTHTIYSHGKGTIEDNVNMAIERGLKEIAITDHGYGHFLYGIKKSRIAEMKEKIANINKKQDKVKVKFGIEANILGFDGRLDVEKEILDSIDIVLAGYHFGALSKNFIDDSIIHGRNLLGRYVTYMDKKNKIINTDTVIKAMYNYNIDILTHPGDKGCVYMKEVAKAAAETNTLLEINSSHSYLRVEDIKIAMKEGAMFVINSDAHRPEHVGVVERGIKRAIEAKLPIDRIVNVE from the coding sequence ATGAAACTTATAGGTGATTATCATACACATACCATATATAGTCATGGGAAGGGTACTATAGAAGACAATGTTAATATGGCCATAGAGAGAGGCCTTAAAGAAATTGCCATAACAGATCATGGATATGGTCATTTCCTATATGGAATTAAAAAAAGTCGTATAGCTGAAATGAAAGAAAAAATTGCAAATATAAATAAAAAACAAGATAAGGTAAAAGTAAAGTTTGGAATAGAAGCTAACATATTAGGCTTTGATGGCAGGTTAGATGTGGAAAAGGAAATACTAGATAGTATAGATATAGTTCTAGCAGGATATCATTTTGGTGCCCTATCTAAAAATTTTATAGACGATAGTATAATTCATGGAAGGAATTTGTTAGGCAGATATGTAACTTATATGGATAAGAAAAATAAGATTATAAATACAGACACGGTTATAAAGGCCATGTATAATTATAATATAGACATACTTACCCATCCAGGGGATAAGGGGTGTGTATATATGAAGGAAGTGGCAAAGGCTGCAGCTGAGACTAATACATTACTTGAGATAAATAGTAGCCATTCGTATTTAAGAGTAGAAGATATAAAGATTGCAATGAAGGAAGGAGCCATGTTTGTCATAAATAGTGATGCCCATAGACCAGAGCATGTGGGAGTAGTGGAACGTGGAATAAAGAGAGCTATAGAAGCAAAACTTCCTATAGACCGAATTGTTAATGTTGAGTGA
- a CDS encoding ABC transporter substrate-binding protein, translating into MSGKGRSYFVSILIFILILFIIIGPFYFIYVKEQIKNNTIKKEEYSFKGVISFWDYPKTNTQTGSRYGWILKKIKRFEKENPGVYIEFKPLSRKTGHMLLDTAVDTKTYPDIAPVATDMRIISKGLLENVDKFMTEEEVKQYKTDAIKAVKCKGKIWGFPYTMSTYNLLLNVEMFNERGIEIPKEGNWTYDEFVETLKKLTVDENDDGKMDYYGFNAYIGVNDYSLWGILLSDGGEVFNNKGEYIFNDSKAISGVKRIVDLKNKYKVVPDDFGESSEIEAWKSFYKDKKIGVYPAGTWAVNTLTKAYESGEGFEFEVANYPTGNREKTISAAKVTSAYGIFKQEDEEKLKMCVKFLKFLSKDEYQRSLNEVGVFPVKKDIEKIYTGNAKMDFVEQNLKYTKNISNPNWNITQEYFYSQLRQILLKNKNVKEALDQAKNKIDTYRSIKKE; encoded by the coding sequence TTGAGTGGTAAAGGTAGGAGCTATTTTGTATCTATTTTAATTTTCATACTTATATTATTCATAATAATTGGCCCCTTTTATTTTATATATGTGAAAGAACAAATAAAAAATAATACTATAAAAAAGGAAGAATATTCATTTAAAGGAGTAATAAGCTTTTGGGATTACCCAAAAACTAACACTCAAACGGGAAGTCGATACGGATGGATATTGAAAAAGATAAAGAGATTTGAAAAAGAAAATCCTGGAGTATATATAGAATTTAAACCATTATCAAGGAAGACGGGGCATATGTTATTAGATACGGCTGTCGATACGAAAACTTATCCTGATATAGCTCCTGTAGCTACGGACATGAGGATTATATCTAAGGGGTTATTAGAAAATGTAGATAAATTTATGACGGAAGAGGAGGTTAAACAATATAAAACAGATGCCATAAAGGCAGTAAAATGTAAGGGGAAAATTTGGGGGTTTCCTTATACTATGAGTACCTATAACCTCTTATTAAATGTAGAAATGTTTAATGAAAGGGGAATTGAAATTCCTAAGGAAGGAAATTGGACCTATGATGAATTTGTAGAAACTCTTAAAAAACTTACAGTGGATGAAAATGATGATGGAAAGATGGATTATTATGGATTTAATGCCTATATAGGTGTAAATGATTATAGTCTTTGGGGAATACTTCTATCAGATGGAGGAGAAGTATTTAATAATAAGGGAGAATATATATTTAATGATAGTAAAGCCATAAGTGGGGTAAAAAGAATAGTAGATCTAAAAAATAAATATAAGGTAGTACCAGATGATTTTGGAGAAAGTTCAGAAATAGAGGCTTGGAAAAGTTTTTATAAAGATAAAAAAATTGGAGTATATCCTGCTGGAACCTGGGCTGTAAATACTCTAACTAAAGCCTACGAATCGGGAGAAGGATTTGAATTTGAAGTTGCAAACTATCCTACAGGTAATAGGGAAAAAACCATATCAGCAGCTAAAGTAACTTCTGCCTATGGAATTTTTAAGCAGGAGGATGAGGAAAAATTAAAAATGTGTGTGAAGTTTTTAAAATTTTTATCAAAGGATGAATACCAAAGGTCCTTAAATGAAGTGGGGGTATTTCCTGTGAAGAAAGACATAGAAAAAATATATACGGGAAATGCTAAAATGGACTTTGTAGAGCAAAATCTTAAATACACTAAAAATATATCTAATCCAAATTGGAATATTACTCAAGAGTATTTTTATAGCCAATTAAGGCAGATACTTCTTAAAAATAAAAATGTAAAAGAAGCATTAGACCAGGCTAAAAATAAAATAGATACTTATAGAAGTATTAAAAAAGAATGA
- a CDS encoding gluconeogenesis factor YvcK family protein, translated as MFGIGNKFILIMILCSTLLMGTFLGIFLGVSYVRYIRRIIRQRKNNKNGLKKAPKIVVIGGGTGLSVLLRGLKNFTSNITAIVTVADDGGGSGILREDLGMLPPGDIRNCILALADTEPTMEKLLQYRFTEGMLKGQSFGNLLIAAMNGISDNFEEAIKKINKVLAVTGQVLPVTLEDVTLFAKLKNGSVIKGESQIPVKVKELESKIDEVFMKPNNAKAPDECVLAIYDADIIVLGPGSLYTSIIPNLLVKDMIKAIKRSSASIVYISNVMTQPGETDEYTVEDHVNEINKYLKGIDIDYIFVNNENIPTEVLEKYHKDGAKPLLLNEGEKEKLQGHHIRVIEGDFVNIKKNYIRHDAQRISEKLIHIFQNEKR; from the coding sequence ATGTTTGGAATAGGGAATAAGTTTATATTAATTATGATTTTATGTAGTACTCTCTTAATGGGAACGTTCTTAGGTATATTTTTAGGTGTAAGTTATGTTAGATATATTAGAAGAATTATAAGACAAAGGAAAAACAATAAGAATGGTTTAAAAAAGGCTCCTAAAATAGTAGTTATTGGAGGGGGAACGGGACTTTCAGTACTCCTTCGTGGTCTTAAGAATTTTACTTCAAACATTACGGCCATAGTCACCGTGGCTGATGATGGTGGTGGGTCTGGCATATTAAGAGAAGATTTGGGCATGTTGCCACCTGGAGATATAAGAAACTGTATATTAGCCTTAGCAGATACGGAGCCCACCATGGAAAAACTACTACAATATAGATTTACAGAAGGAATGTTAAAAGGCCAGTCCTTTGGTAATTTATTAATAGCTGCCATGAATGGCATATCAGATAATTTTGAAGAGGCCATAAAAAAGATAAATAAGGTTTTGGCAGTAACAGGTCAAGTACTGCCTGTTACTTTAGAAGATGTTACTTTATTTGCAAAACTTAAAAATGGAAGTGTCATAAAGGGTGAGTCACAAATACCGGTTAAGGTAAAAGAATTAGAGTCAAAAATAGATGAAGTTTTTATGAAACCTAATAATGCAAAAGCACCAGATGAATGTGTTTTGGCTATTTATGATGCTGACATTATTGTTTTAGGACCAGGAAGTCTCTACACCAGTATAATTCCAAATCTTTTAGTTAAAGATATGATAAAAGCCATAAAAAGATCTAGTGCTAGTATTGTATATATTAGCAATGTTATGACCCAACCAGGGGAAACGGATGAATATACGGTGGAGGATCATGTTAATGAGATAAATAAGTATCTAAAGGGAATAGATATAGATTATATCTTTGTGAACAATGAAAATATACCTACAGAAGTTTTAGAAAAATATCATAAGGATGGAGCTAAACCTCTATTATTAAATGAGGGTGAAAAAGAAAAATTACAAGGTCATCATATAAGGGTAATAGAAGGAGACTTTGTAAATATAAAGAAAAACTATATAAGGCATGATGCCCAGAGAATTTCAGAAAAGTTAATTCATATTTTTCAAAATGAAAAAAGGTAA